In Sphingopyxis sp. 113P3, one DNA window encodes the following:
- a CDS encoding Yip1 family protein, translating to MTDILQRAKDMILKPKEAWAAIEGETETVQSLYVPYVLVLAAIGPLAQLIGGQVFGYRFLTLTVHPPLGSAIVGALLSYVLTLIGVYVVALVIDGLAPTFGGVKNQIQALKVAVYSFTAAWLAGIFALVPPLAILGLLGLYSLYLLYLGLPRLMKAPEDKAIVYTLVVVVVTIVLYLVIAAIVGALAMTQGPALAGGVSLR from the coding sequence ATGACCGACATATTGCAAAGGGCAAAAGACATGATCCTCAAGCCCAAGGAGGCCTGGGCCGCTATCGAAGGAGAGACGGAGACCGTCCAGTCCCTCTATGTGCCCTATGTCCTTGTGCTTGCTGCGATTGGTCCGCTCGCGCAGCTGATCGGCGGGCAAGTTTTCGGATACCGTTTTCTTACCCTCACAGTTCATCCCCCGCTCGGCAGCGCCATTGTTGGCGCGCTGCTTTCCTACGTGCTGACGCTAATCGGCGTCTATGTCGTCGCGCTGGTGATCGATGGGCTGGCGCCGACATTCGGCGGCGTGAAGAACCAGATTCAGGCGCTGAAGGTTGCGGTCTATTCGTTTACCGCGGCCTGGCTTGCCGGGATTTTTGCACTGGTGCCGCCGCTCGCAATCTTGGGATTGCTCGGGCTCTACAGTCTCTACCTTCTCTATCTTGGCTTGCCTCGCCTGATGAAGGCGCCCGAGGACAAGGCGATTGTCTACACGCTGGTCGTCGTGGTCGTAACTATTGTTCTATACCTTGTCATCGCGGCAATCGTCGGTGCCCTTGCAATG
- the hspQ gene encoding heat shock protein HspQ — translation MRAKTSSDFQGKSDRGIVMPLVERARFAPGDIVRHRMFDFRGVVFDVDPVFSNSEEWYQAIPEAIRPSKQQPYYHLLAENEDSSYIAYVSQQNLVADSEHGPVDHPQIEAMFEGLDKGRYRLRAIHRH, via the coding sequence ATGAGAGCAAAGACTTCTTCGGATTTCCAAGGCAAAAGCGATCGCGGCATCGTGATGCCGCTTGTTGAACGCGCCCGCTTTGCGCCGGGCGATATCGTGCGGCACCGCATGTTCGATTTCCGCGGCGTCGTCTTCGACGTCGATCCGGTCTTCTCGAACAGCGAGGAGTGGTATCAGGCCATTCCCGAGGCGATCCGTCCCTCAAAGCAACAGCCTTATTATCATCTGCTCGCGGAAAATGAGGATTCCTCCTACATCGCCTATGTCAGCCAGCAGAATCTCGTTGCGGACTCCGAGCATGGCCCCGTCGACCACCCTCAGATCGAGGCCATGTTCGAGGGACTCGACAAGGGGCGCTATCGCCTCCGCGCCATCCACCGCCACTAG